GCACCCTCATCACTGTGGGAGAGTACCAGAAGAGACTGGGGGGAGCCGAGCGCGAGTTCCTGCACATCGCCACCGCCAACTTCCTCAGCCCGCTGCGCAACTTCCTGGAGGGCGACTGGAGAACAATATCAGTAAGTCTgactgctgacctctgacctctgagctgTAGCACCAGCCCCAGGGTCACCTGCTCCCTCTAGACGTTGTTCCTCGGCAGCGCTGAGGATGGACCTTCTGAGAAATGACCAAACGCCACACGAGCGTGTGAGAGGAGTGTGCCAGATGTTGTGCACAGTTACGTGCACGTTTCTGATGGAACCGCTGATGTCCCTGCAGAAAGAGAGGCGACTGCTGGAGAACCGCCGGCTGGATCTGGACATCTGCAAAGCTCGACTGAAGAAGGCCAAGCAGGCAGAAGCCAAAGCAGCGGTGAGAGGAactgtgtgcgcgtgcgtgtgcgcgcgtgtgtgtgtgtgcgctcttcAGCGTGTTTGATGTCGTGGTTACTGCTGGTAGAtgaacagcagcaggtggaAGTGGACGTTTGCTGTCTAGGTCTGGTCCTGAGGGACGTCTGGACCAGCTTGGATCAGACTCTAGCCTGTGGCCTCTCTCATCTCTTCCTGACCTCTGGAGCAGATTCCTTTACTttgttctcctccatcagctcttAGTTTAGATCATCATTTCACCTGCATGTGTCAGCCATACCTGTTggtcaccatagcaaccagATGGGGCTCAGCTGATCCCTGATGCAGTGCTTCCTCCACCTTAATCTCCTGTCCTACAGaaccacacttcctgtcctgtgaTTTCTCCAGATCAGCAGAAACGGCCACATGAAGCCACATTGCTGCTGACGCAACATTTCTGTagtcatcttcatcattatcatcatcatcttcatcagcagctATAGACCTCTGTAGCTGCTGCATCTGCCTGTTGCACGTGTCTCCACCTCGGGGACGTGACCCTCTGGACGCAGTGCTATGAGACACAGACCTGACCCGCACattcagctgtgacctgactgGATCAGATGGATCTCTgccttgaactttgacctctgtggGCAGCAGATGCCTCGTGCTAGCACTGTGGGAGTAGGTTTGGAATAATGCAGACAGAGCCTCAGAGACGGGGACCTGTCCTCCCTCTGGCTGAGATCCTCTGATGTTCAACAGTCGTTCCTGCCAGTCGAACAAGCTCGATCCACCAGTTTGTTGTATTTACCAGCAGTACCGTGACCCGTCCACTCGGCCCCTGCGCATGCTTGCTTCTGGTTCTTCTGCCTGTGTGTCCGTGCATGTCAACATGTCTCCCCCCCGTCTGTCTTTAGGCTGCACCCGATTTTCAGGAGACACGGCCGCGAAATTACGTTCTGTCCGCCAGTGCATCAGCGGTAAGACgtgagcacacacgcacagcagtGCCGCCGTCCAGGGCTAATTAGCATAATTAGCATACACACATGTTCAGCTACATACATGCACTTAGACAAGTGGGCCACATGTGGAGCAGTAAACCAGCGACCGTTACCAGGACAACCTGTCGGTCAAAGGACACCTTAAGACAGAACATCAGGACGGTAGGCCTGaccgttgccatgacaacatgaACTTCCTGCATCAGACACAACACTGCAGCATGATGTCATGATATGTGCATGTTCGTGCACGTTGGTGGGGTTGTGTTTATGAAAGCTCCCCGTGAGGCTCAGCTACAGAATCTTTGAGAGCACTGGTTCTGTAGAACCCCACAGAACAACCAGACTGGACGGATTCTGTCACTAGGATGTCTGACTGGTGAGATTTAATGACATGGAACTGGAACCCAGTATGTCCAGTCTGGGTCTTCTGGACCTGCTCCTGGGCTCAGCAGGTTTTTGGATCCAGGTCCAACTTGACTGAAATGATTCCTGTCAATAAAGACAGGAACCCTGAGTTTGATGAGAAATTCTACATAATTCATAAAGAACGCGGAGCTTTCGAACAAAACCTCAACCCCGGACCTCCAGGCGGCGCCGCTGAATGGCCGACTGTTCCAGCTGATTTGGATCCATGTTTCTGaagtttctgtgttttcctcctcagctgctcagTGAAGAAGTTGACAAAGTAAGTGAGCGTGAGTAGGTGcctggttctggtcctgctCTGCTACCAGTATAATCACTGGTGCTTCCTCCTGTAGGCAGAACATGAGCTGCGGGTCGCCCAGACCGAGTTTGACCGCCAGGCTGAGGTCACCAGGCTGCTGTTGGAGGGCATCAGCAGCACCCACGTGAGTGTCCTCTGAGCAGACGCAGTCCTGTGGACCCGACGGGTCTTTGTCCCGTCTGTGGGCCTGCTGCAGATCTAACTGGGCTCCTTGTCTGTGCGCAGCTGAACCACCTGCGCTGCCTGCACGACTTCGCTGAAGCTCAGGCCACCTATTATGCTCAGTGCCACCACTACATGCAGGACCTGCAGAGGGAGCTCAGCAGGTCAGGATCCAGCACAGGGGGCCACATGGACCTGGACTCCAGTGATGTGGAAGGAAACAATGGTGACTCTTTCATGTCTGTCACTCACAGGGGCAATAATGCTGCTGGGGCCCCTCCTGCGGCTGCTGGGGGCCCCAACCTCAGCTCCTCCGCTTCGTCCAGCCACGGCACTCTGACCGTGGAGCAGCTCCCCGTCACAGGAACCAGGAAGGCCAAAGTCCTGTACGACTACGATGCCCATGATGCCAGCGAGCTCTCCCTGTTGGCTGATGAGGTACAGTCACAAACCTGGGCCCAGAACCAGGAGGAAACGCATGAAAGCTCTTAAGCCTTTAATCAGGCCATGCCTGAAACCACCCCTAGACCCTCTATAGTGCACTTGTTAGTGCACTATAGAGTCCAAATGCTGTGTGAGGACCGCTGGACCCTGTGTAGTGCCCTCAATgcatcccatcatgcattgtGAAATGTCACAGACAAGTGATGCTCCTTAACCATCAATATATCCCATCCTCCTCTGTGGTCACACTAATTATTAATCGctgagcaaataaataaataatgacataATAGTTCAACAGCTTCTAAATGACCGGTGAGTGTTTTGTGTTGATTAATCAGCAGGAACAAATCAAATGATTCCACCGATGCTCTCAGTCTGGCACGTTGTTAGCATTTGACGTTACGATGCCGATGAAGCGCCACACTGACTGAAGCAGCTCCCTCTAGTGATTGTAACAGGGAAGCAACCCTGGGCTAGACCCCCATTGATGGGGAGTGAAAGGTAGAACCAGTCACCAGGAAGTCACAACCCTCCTGTGGAACAAGTCCTTGCTTCATGCTGCTTCCCTTCTGTCCCGGCAGTCCTGTCCTGATTGTCCTCTGCTGTTCTGTGTCTCCAGCTCATCACTGTCTACACTTTACCAGGGATGGATCCTGATTGGTTGATCGGAGAACGCGGAAACAACAAAGGAAAAGTCCCCGTCACCtacctggagctgctgagctGATGGACcaaacaccccccacacacacacacacacacataaacacacagaccaCATACATACACGTATGCgtgcatacacacatacacacacaatccCATGTACACTCAgccacgcacgtgcacgtgcacacacagcttGGCCTTCAGCCTGCTGTGTGTGCTCACACTTATgcaaacctcttgtgcagaagcaggtgtgtgtggatggagaTGTCCTGATGTccagtgagtgcgtgtgtgtgcgtgtgtgttgattATCCATGAAAGGaggctcctgctgcaggagcagttCACTGTTGGATGACGTCATCTCCGTATCAGAGCTGTTACAGAGGAGCAGTAATAATATTAGATGTTGTAATCAGAACTAATTGTAATCTTATG
The sequence above is drawn from the Takifugu rubripes chromosome 6, fTakRub1.2, whole genome shotgun sequence genome and encodes:
- the sh3glb2b gene encoding endophilin-B2b isoform X2 is translated as MDFNVKKLASDAGVFFTRAVQFTEEKLGQAEKTELDPHLENLISRADATKNWTEKMLRQTEALLQPNPSTRIEEFIYDKLDKKLPSKVTNAELLGQYMLDAANDLGPGTPYGSTLITVGEYQKRLGGAEREFLHIATANFLSPLRNFLEGDWRTISKERRLLENRRLDLDICKARLKKAKQAEAKAAAAPDFQETRPRNYVLSASASALLSEEVDKAEHELRVAQTEFDRQAEVTRLLLEGISSTHLNHLRCLHDFAEAQATYYAQCHHYMQDLQRELSRSGSSTGGHMDLDSSDVEGNNGDSFMSVTHRGNNAAGAPPAAAGGPNLSSSASSSHGTLTVEQLPVTGTRKAKVLYDYDAHDASELSLLADELITVYTLPGMDPDWLIGERGNNKGKVPVTYLELLS
- the sh3glb2b gene encoding endophilin-B2b isoform X5, with translation MDFNVKKLASDAGVFFTRAVQFTEEKLGQAEKTELDPHLENLISRADATKNWTEKMLRQTEALLQPNPIDQTGTRIEEFIYDKLDKKLPSKVTNAELLGQYMLDAANDLGPGTPYGSTLITVGEYQKRLGGAEREFLHIATANFLSPLRNFLEGDWRTISKERRLLENRRLDLDICKARLKKAKQAEAKAAAAPDFQETRPRNYVLSASASALLSEEVDKAEHELRVAQTEFDRQAEVTRLLLEGISSTHLNHLRCLHDFAEAQATYYAQCHHYMQDLQRELSRGNNAAGAPPAAAGGPNLSSSASSSHGTLTVEQLPVTGTRKAKVLYDYDAHDASELSLLADELITVYTLPGMDPDWLIGERGNNKGKVPVTYLELLS
- the sh3glb2b gene encoding endophilin-B2b isoform X6, which codes for MDFNVKKLASDAGVFFTRAVQFTEEKLGQAEKTELDPHLENLISRADATKNWTEKMLRQTEALLQPNPSTRIEEFIYDKLDKKLPSKVTNAELLGQYMLDAANDLGPGTPYGSTLITVGEYQKRLGGAEREFLHIATANFLSPLRNFLEGDWRTISKERRLLENRRLDLDICKARLKKAKQAEAKAAAAPDFQETRPRNYVLSASASALLSEEVDKAEHELRVAQTEFDRQAEVTRLLLEGISSTHLNHLRCLHDFAEAQATYYAQCHHYMQDLQRELSRGNNAAGAPPAAAGGPNLSSSASSSHGTLTVEQLPVTGTRKAKVLYDYDAHDASELSLLADELITVYTLPGMDPDWLIGERGNNKGKVPVTYLELLS
- the sh3glb2b gene encoding endophilin-B2b isoform X3: MDFNVKKLASDAGVFFTRAVQFTEEKLGQAEKTELDPHLENLISRADATKNWTEKMLRQTEALLQPNPIDQTGTRIEEFIYDKLDKKLPSKVTNAELLGQYMLDAANDLGPGTPYGSTLITVGEYQKRLGGAEREFLHIATANFLSPLRNFLEGDWRTISKERRLLENRRLDLDICKARLKKAKQAEAKAALLSEEVDKAEHELRVAQTEFDRQAEVTRLLLEGISSTHLNHLRCLHDFAEAQATYYAQCHHYMQDLQRELSRSGSSTGGHMDLDSSDVEGNNGDSFMSVTHRGNNAAGAPPAAAGGPNLSSSASSSHGTLTVEQLPVTGTRKAKVLYDYDAHDASELSLLADELITVYTLPGMDPDWLIGERGNNKGKVPVTYLELLS
- the sh3glb2b gene encoding endophilin-B2b isoform X4, producing MDFNVKKLASDAGVFFTRAVQFTEEKLGQAEKTELDPHLENLISRADATKNWTEKMLRQTEALLQPNPSTRIEEFIYDKLDKKLPSKVTNAELLGQYMLDAANDLGPGTPYGSTLITVGEYQKRLGGAEREFLHIATANFLSPLRNFLEGDWRTISKERRLLENRRLDLDICKARLKKAKQAEAKAALLSEEVDKAEHELRVAQTEFDRQAEVTRLLLEGISSTHLNHLRCLHDFAEAQATYYAQCHHYMQDLQRELSRSGSSTGGHMDLDSSDVEGNNGDSFMSVTHRGNNAAGAPPAAAGGPNLSSSASSSHGTLTVEQLPVTGTRKAKVLYDYDAHDASELSLLADELITVYTLPGMDPDWLIGERGNNKGKVPVTYLELLS
- the sh3glb2b gene encoding endophilin-B2b isoform X1 codes for the protein MDFNVKKLASDAGVFFTRAVQFTEEKLGQAEKTELDPHLENLISRADATKNWTEKMLRQTEALLQPNPIDQTGTRIEEFIYDKLDKKLPSKVTNAELLGQYMLDAANDLGPGTPYGSTLITVGEYQKRLGGAEREFLHIATANFLSPLRNFLEGDWRTISKERRLLENRRLDLDICKARLKKAKQAEAKAAAAPDFQETRPRNYVLSASASALLSEEVDKAEHELRVAQTEFDRQAEVTRLLLEGISSTHLNHLRCLHDFAEAQATYYAQCHHYMQDLQRELSRSGSSTGGHMDLDSSDVEGNNGDSFMSVTHRGNNAAGAPPAAAGGPNLSSSASSSHGTLTVEQLPVTGTRKAKVLYDYDAHDASELSLLADELITVYTLPGMDPDWLIGERGNNKGKVPVTYLELLS